Within Nitrospirota bacterium, the genomic segment GATTCCTGACACAGACACAATGTCTCCCTTTGAAAAAAACCTCTCCACTGTTATCATATCGCCTACCTTAAGCCCTGTCATTGGAAACTCTCTTAATACCTTGTAAGGCTTTGTGCCTGCTTTTTTAAAAACACCTAACATTGGTTTATTGACTGTCTTTTCCTTTATGACTTCAAAGAAACCAATCTTTACTGCCTCATACCCATCCCTTTCATTGGTCTTTATGCCAACCACACACCCAGGGCTTGCCTCTATAACAGTAACAGGTATTATTCTTCCTGCATCTCCGAATACCTGTGTCATACCTAATTTTTTGCCGACTATCCCTGTCACAGCTTTATCTCCACATCAACGCCTGCCGAAAGCTCAAGCTTCATCAGGGCATCCACTGTCTGAGGCGTTGGATCCAGTATATCTATAAGTCTTTTATGGGTTCTTATCTCAAACTGCTCGCGGGACTTTTTATCCACATGAGGAGACCTGAGAACCGTGTATTTACTTATCTTTGTCGGAAGCGGAACTGGTCCGCCAATCCGCGCACCTGTCCTCTGAGCAGTATCCACTATCTCCTTTACGGACTGGTCAAGCACCCTATGGTCATAAGCCCTTAGCTTTATTCTTATCTTCTGGTTCATTATCCTTTATTCTATAACCTCTGTAACGACTCCTGCGCCAACTGTTCTTCCGCCTTCCCTTATTGCAAACCTGAGCTCTTTCTCCATTGCTATGACAGAGATAAGCTCTATCACAACATTTATGTTATCCCCAGGCATAACCATCTCTACCCCATCCGGAAGCTTTACTATCCCTGTGACATCC encodes:
- the rplC gene encoding 50S ribosomal protein L3; amino-acid sequence: MTGIVGKKLGMTQVFGDAGRIIPVTVIEASPGCVVGIKTNERDGYEAVKIGFFEVIKEKTVNKPMLGVFKKAGTKPYKVLREFPMTGLKVGDMITVERFFSKGDIVSVSGISKGKGFQGVMKRHGYKGGPGSHGSMFNRAPGSIGASSFPSRVWKGKGMPGHMGSERVTTESLTVVDVRENLLLLKGSVPGSKNSVLEITKED
- the rpsJ gene encoding 30S ribosomal protein S10, whose product is MMNQKIRIKLRAYDHRVLDQSVKEIVDTAQRTGARIGGPVPLPTKISKYTVLRSPHVDKKSREQFEIRTHKRLIDILDPTPQTVDALMKLELSAGVDVEIKL
- the tuf gene encoding elongation factor Tu (EF-Tu; promotes GTP-dependent binding of aminoacyl-tRNA to the A-site of ribosomes during protein biosynthesis; when the tRNA anticodon matches the mRNA codon, GTP hydrolysis results; the inactive EF-Tu-GDP leaves the ribosome and release of GDP is promoted by elongation factor Ts; many prokaryotes have two copies of the gene encoding EF-Tu), which gives rise to DVTGIVKLPDGVEMVMPGDNINVVIELISVIAMEKELRFAIREGGRTVGAGVVTEVIE